The Medicago truncatula cultivar Jemalong A17 chromosome 7, MtrunA17r5.0-ANR, whole genome shotgun sequence genome includes the window ATGTATatggaaaaaaattatgtatatgaAAAAGTAATATATATGATTATGCACTTTTTTATGAAGGAATATGATTAAGTGTACTtattacttcctccgtcctaaattatatgacgttttgaacatttcacatatattaagaaatgtaattaatattgtgtggaaaatagattttatgagttgttttacaaaattgtccttaataaatgtcatgggaaatataaatgaaagaattaaaagaagaaagagtaataaatagttaaggatgtaataggaaaagtaacattaatgtttcattgtattgtaaagcgacatacaatttgggacaattttttttcctcaagtgacatacaatttaggacggagggagtatatgataTAATCATTAAACTCcttactcttaaaaaaaaaagcttaatagcagttttagcccctaacttttccaaagttgcgattttgaccccctaagaaaaaactacaaaatcgccCTATAAGTTTTGCTTATGTGGCAGTTTTCGCCCCCAAGACCAATTTTGATTCGGTCTACGTTGACGTGACACCCTGAATGAGGTgccacatgttttttttttttttgccttggggggccaaaactgctacagttgcaaaacttaggggcggttttgtagtttttttttcttaggggcgaaaactgctattaagcctaaaaaaaacatcaaactcTCTTTTTACACTTCTTGTCACTTTTCTTATCTCTTTTTAATTTACCATCATAtcctttactttctttcttcttcagcTTCTTTCTATCTTACCATCAAATATAAGTCGTTTAAAATTTTGACACATGATGAATACTTACTAAATACaattaatatcatataatttttgtaaaagaatcatatatatatatatatatatatatatatatatatatatatatatatatatatataataaaaagtatATGGTATATGCCTCTCATATCCTATTTTGGATGTGTTAGTCGTTTTCCATTTTGTAATGATCTTCGGTCAATATTTTTTCAAAGGACAGCTCATCCAGGTAAACTGCTATTCTCCTTTTTATCCTCAATTCTCACctaaactttttctttttacgGGAAAAAAACTTTCTTCTACACACTTAATTTGGTgttaaaaaatgagaaataatatttgttaagactatttttaaataacttttgaACTATTTTCTCTCATAATCTTATTGTGTTATTaccttttcttcctctttttctatttattgtttttaataaagaaaaacaaagagaagaagaaggttTGCTAGTGTTGActcgttttctttttcttttcttttcctgttTGTTAATTATCtttgtaacaaaacaaaatttttattttttttaattagagtcgtttgataatataattttaagagATATATGTTACATACATATTTGACATCAAACGTTTACTTgattttaaaatgtaatttgAACAACAGTTGAGTATGCAAAATTTACATTATCACGATTAGCATTTATAGGGGTTCGCTGACAACTCtctcaacaataaatataaaccataagatcttttaaaaaatattaaaatcataagATATACATCTAAAACATGAGAGGGAAAAAGTAATTacaatcatcataaaataataaaaaggggTATATTACTACTATAAATCACCCTTTGTCCTTTAAAAATATAACCACACTTTGTGTAATAAAACAATCACTCCTAGCATAATTTCTATATGACACATATGCTATCTCTATTTCTCTAATATCACTTTTCTAActatttttgtttcattgatcgctaattttttttcctagtgTATATGAgggaaaataatttatatttttatttttgtatcatTGTTAGTCTACTTTTAGTGGAGACCAAATGCTAGCACATAATAAAAAGAAACTCAGAAAACAATAGATGCATATTATTTTCCTTCATATACACTACATAAAAAACATTAGAATTCaaagaaacataaataaatagaaaatgctATTAGGAAATAGAGAGAGCATATGTATAAAGATTTTCTTTTGAGGGTGAGAGAGCATATGTatagagatgaagaaaaaaaaaaaaatccaaaatgtaGTATACGTGCTAAATTAATTTGAGgtgattgttattttttttttcttcatgataattgtttatcttaATAAAAGAATTTGGAGAATTATTTggctttatatattttttcaactaattgtttttgttatatcTATTATAtacatgacaaaaaataaaactgagtttgttttaatttgcaGCATTGGCAAAACCCTGGAACGATATCAGAGATGCTCTTTCACTTCTCAAAATGATAATGTTAATGAACATGAAACTCAGGTATGTGTGtacattttctaaattaaattacACACCTTGTAATTAATGGTACCTTCAAGTGCTAATTGTGGTATTTTGACATTGTTCATGAGATACTACTTAAATTAATTGAGCCTCTCTATAATGTGAATGTATTTGAAATTATACACATGCAagtgtattatatatatatatatatatatatatatatatatatatatatatatatatatataaagtaattaTCAATTgtaatttgatattgttatgaaattattttcatgaattTCTATTTTGTATATTAGAACTGGTACCAGGAGATGTCAAAGCTAAAGGCAAAGTATGAGTCACTTCAAAAGTCACAAAGGTTATTAATTGTGCTCCTTCAATATAACTATTCTAATATTTAACAATTTCTCACGCACGTTGGTATCCATTTAAATTGGATTGCGCTTGTGTGACATAATGTTGCATGATATTGATCAATTCAAGTCCGacatatgacaatttttttaaacataaaaaagtatgtaaaagagagagaaaatagttGAATTGGTTTATGTATTACAATTGGATTGAGTAATGTTAGTGACATTTCCTCCTTAACgacacacaagtggagtccattTAAATCATAGTATAATATGGTCAATAACTAATGGAGATTAATATAACAATTTCTTTGCATTAATATTGTGATGTTTATTACAGACAATTGCTAGGGGAAGATCTTGGACCATTGAACATGAAAGAGCTACAAAATCTTGAGAAGCAACTTGAAGGAGCTTTAGCACAAGCTAGGCAGAGAAAGGTACCTTCATATGATTATAACTCATCTGTACTTTTTTACCAATGATATCATGTGATGCTTTAATTTGCTTTTGTCTCTACATGTGTACAAGATCtaagaaacaaatataaatgaaattttgttttatttgcttgCAGACACAGATTATGGTTGAACAAATGGAAGAGCTTAAGAGAAAGGTAAGAAATGCTAACTCATATTTTTCCATATAAATTTCTGTTTGTAATCTTTACTTATGTTATGCCCTTAGGTTGTATTGcgtaatgatattttgacaacaaCACAAATATTATCCGACACAGTATaatgatacaattttttttctctcatctaGATAATTGTATTGAATGTATGTTTATATGGTGTCCAGATACGGTGTCGGTTTTGTGATGTTGAAATAACACTGCTTAGGTGTACTATATGTTAGTGGTGTCTCTTTAATGTTGCAGGAACGCCATCTTGGAGACATAAATAAGCAACTTAGGTTCAAGGTATTGAACCATACAACCAACAAGTCTAAAACAGCTTgcatttgtttataattttttttttcaataataccaaattttctatttattaatTTGATGGTTTAATGAAACTTCATTTTCAGCTTGAATCAGATGGATTTAATCTTAAAGCTATTGAAAGCTTGTGGAGTTCTACTCATTCTGCTACTGCTGTTGCTGGAGGAGGCAACTTTCCTTTTCAGCCTTCTGAAACCAATCCCATGGACTGCCAAACTGAACCTTTCTTGCAAATAGGGTATTccaattttcttctttcataTGTTACTTACTATATATATCACAAAATTTTAATCACATAATTATATCGTCTTTAAACATgtaacaataaatatttttaagttgaactattttttagtgagagaaactctttattctctctaagttttcttcctctttcacATATCGAGGAggggtgattttaggtcaatttttgacctagaatcaccccgcatatttttttctcctttctttcaatctaaataagtgattttcacatacatcaagtttttcttttgtgttttttcgtgatttcgtcgtcttagtgcgacgttgtgttgttcgtcgtcttgtgcggcgttgtttgatttcgcaTCTTTTGTTGTGCGGTGTTCGTTTGGTTCGTATTGAAAGATCAGCTTCAGACAATCACAAATTCATTcaatgatttgggcgtcaacgttgcagatccagaaGTATGGGTATTCggtgatttagattttatcatattatttgtaggcattttgccgtgCAATGTTATTAACTTGAgtgctgtgagtttgtttgcagattcaccatttacgtttttagcaatattgatcatgttattatctctgatgtattctatcaatatgaatgaatgaatgaatatcctttgtttttgtcaaaaaaaaaaaaaaacaataaatcaaTTTATATGGTCAGAAACACTAATGTAGTTGCTTATTTTGTGCAGGTACCAAAACTATGTTCAAGCTGAAGCATCCAGTGCTCCAAAGAACATGGTTGGTGAGACTAGCTTTATCCAAGGATGGATGCTATGATTAACTTATTAGAGTACATATATGTTTATTACCTTATTGTCTATAGACTTTTTAGAATGGACTTTTTCATTTCTCAagttgttgacaaaatatatctTAATTATATGTGTAATGGGATACTGATATAGACCTTGATTTTACTCTTTGAAGTAATAGACTATTGTGTGAATGAACCATTGTTGATTTGGATGCTTTGTTAATATAATACTATCATTAATTAACGGGACCTCAAAATgaatgtaaataaaaattacagagcaaaagaaaaatcaacattGTTTGTCAATTTCCTTTTGTTCTCCTAGCCaagttattcaatttttttgaccTTCAATGGTTTAAATTAtctatttgaagaaaaaatagataGAGATATGTTAGGTGAGGGAAAGACTAAAACACCCTAAAGGATAATGCAAATGTAGGAACCACACGGAAATTGAATGTAGGGAATCCTATTTCAtttatttcacatttttttttatcacgaTCATGTAattttgcactttttttttttgtcaagtagttctCTGACTAAAAATTTACATCTTAATGCAATGTTCATGTTAAGCTCCCGAATCAATCTTGCACATTTTACtaattcttttaattatttttaaaccaGCTTGGTTTATTTGAATACTTATAAAAAGGTTATGATAACACACATGGAGATTTTCCTTACTATTTAAAAAGTTCACATTGTCAACATACCAATTTCCATATGCAACATAACCAATGCACCCTTAAACGAATGTAATTGGAAATTATGAGGCCAAAATTAGCAAATGAAATCAATCAAttgtataaataggagaatatAATCAAGTT containing:
- the LOC11423484 gene encoding agamous-like MADS-box protein MADS3 is translated as MGRGRVELKRIENKINRQVTFSKRRNGLLKKAYELSVLCDAEIALIIFSSRGKLSEFASSTSGIGKTLERYQRCSFTSQNDNVNEHETQNWYQEMSKLKAKYESLQKSQRQLLGEDLGPLNMKELQNLEKQLEGALAQARQRKTQIMVEQMEELKRKERHLGDINKQLRFKLESDGFNLKAIESLWSSTHSATAVAGGGNFPFQPSETNPMDCQTEPFLQIGYQNYVQAEASSAPKNMVGETSFIQGWML